A window of Rhabdothermincola salaria contains these coding sequences:
- a CDS encoding NeuD/PglB/VioB family sugar acetyltransferase has translation MRVVLIGGGGHASDVLSGFEALAEHLAIDLPVVGLLADDPPPEQRFRGRIAHLGPLSELPHLDVTHYILGVGWPHTRRQVIDQLPPHSLRAATLIHPRATVGTSVEIEEGTVVLDGAHMSATAAIGRHVYIGYQSAVGHDDVVGDFTSVMPGAVLSGNVTVGAGVLIGTNATVREGIRIGAGATVGAGAVVVRDVPPGVTVVGNPARRAQIPPGD, from the coding sequence GTGCGTGTCGTACTCATCGGAGGCGGAGGCCACGCCAGCGACGTCCTCAGTGGTTTCGAGGCCCTGGCCGAGCACCTGGCGATCGATCTTCCCGTGGTCGGCCTCCTGGCCGACGACCCACCTCCTGAGCAACGGTTCCGTGGGCGAATCGCCCATCTCGGTCCGTTGTCCGAGCTGCCCCACCTCGATGTCACCCACTACATCCTTGGAGTGGGCTGGCCCCACACCCGCCGACAGGTGATTGATCAGCTCCCACCGCACAGCCTGCGGGCGGCCACGCTGATCCACCCCCGAGCGACGGTCGGCACCTCGGTCGAGATCGAGGAAGGAACAGTTGTCCTCGACGGCGCTCACATGTCGGCGACAGCCGCCATCGGCCGGCACGTGTACATCGGCTACCAGAGCGCAGTCGGCCACGACGACGTGGTCGGCGACTTCACTTCCGTCATGCCGGGAGCGGTCCTCAGCGGGAACGTGACAGTGGGAGCGGGGGTCCTCATCGGCACCAACGCCACCGTCCGCGAAGGCATCCGCATCGGAGCCGGTGCCACCGTGGGAGCCGGCGCCGTGGTCGTCCGAGACGTACCCCCTGGGGTCACCGTCGTTGGCAACCCCGCCCGGCGAGCTCAGATCCCACCGGGCGACTGA
- a CDS encoding ABC transporter ATP-binding protein yields the protein MPEYFTQARRILDRRIVRRFAGLSLLSVLAAGLDAIGILLLVPLIDTLSDSSGESPVGVLPFIDGLSVGWLLALVVLFFTAKSVAMALIRWWSVGVVLNAGATTATRLFAAYLDAPLSFHDDHNTSASLRTLTTSIQQFFQQGVLATASGVAEAATLMVLAIVLVVSAPIPAIIGVAYFGLASLFYVKVLQTRTRRNARIVQQKAATVIRLIQEGLGGLREHRLRGSETDLVEAFAVDRQAQARAQRFTTFAAELSRYYLEILVMGGFGIIAGVVVATSDGSRAGLATLAVLLAVAFRMLPSLSRLLAAVTNVKVGRAALESITADLDDLCIETLSGPTLVSMPPRRAEGRPRRLVLDRVSFRYGEAPTDALQNVSLAVEPGTSLGVVGPSGAGKSTLIDVVCGLRLATAGKIEVDGHPLAEDGRTWRREIGLVPQDVFLADATVAENVAFGLAVDEDLLWDALRRAQLDEFVRSLPEGVSTMVGERGTRLSGGQRQRLGIARALYAQPSVLVLDEATAALDVETEAAVVESVAALAGELTLVVVAHRLSTIRRCDRVAYLEAGRVRHVGSFDETAELIPEFARAVALAGLTPQSHHAAAPPHPGAVA from the coding sequence ATGCCCGAGTACTTCACGCAGGCTCGGCGGATCCTTGATCGTCGAATCGTTCGACGTTTTGCGGGCCTGTCGCTGCTGTCGGTGCTGGCCGCCGGTCTCGATGCCATCGGCATCTTGTTGTTGGTGCCCCTCATCGACACCCTGTCCGACTCCTCGGGCGAATCCCCGGTCGGCGTTCTTCCCTTCATCGATGGACTCTCAGTGGGCTGGCTTCTGGCGCTGGTCGTCCTCTTCTTCACTGCCAAGAGCGTTGCCATGGCCCTCATCCGCTGGTGGAGCGTGGGCGTGGTTCTCAACGCAGGGGCCACCACCGCCACCCGCCTCTTCGCTGCCTACCTCGACGCCCCGCTCTCGTTCCATGACGACCACAACACGTCGGCGTCGCTGCGCACGCTGACCACCTCTATCCAACAGTTCTTCCAACAAGGGGTGCTGGCCACCGCCAGCGGCGTGGCCGAGGCGGCCACGCTGATGGTGCTGGCCATAGTGCTCGTCGTGTCGGCCCCCATTCCCGCCATCATCGGCGTGGCGTACTTCGGGCTGGCGTCGTTGTTCTACGTCAAGGTGCTGCAGACGCGCACCCGCCGCAACGCCCGCATCGTGCAGCAGAAGGCGGCCACTGTCATCCGGCTCATCCAGGAGGGCCTGGGCGGCCTCCGGGAGCATCGTCTCCGCGGTTCCGAGACCGACCTGGTCGAGGCGTTCGCCGTGGACCGGCAAGCCCAGGCACGGGCGCAGCGCTTCACGACCTTCGCCGCCGAGCTGAGCCGCTACTACCTCGAGATCCTCGTGATGGGTGGTTTCGGCATCATCGCCGGCGTCGTGGTGGCCACCAGCGATGGCTCCAGGGCAGGTCTGGCGACCTTGGCCGTGCTCCTCGCCGTGGCCTTCCGAATGCTGCCGTCGTTGTCGCGCCTGCTGGCTGCCGTCACCAACGTGAAGGTTGGTCGTGCTGCCCTGGAGTCCATCACTGCGGACTTGGACGACCTCTGCATCGAGACGCTCTCCGGTCCAACGCTCGTATCAATGCCGCCCCGACGGGCGGAGGGACGCCCCCGCCGACTGGTTCTCGACCGTGTGTCGTTCCGCTACGGGGAGGCACCCACGGATGCACTACAGAACGTGTCGCTGGCGGTGGAACCGGGAACATCGCTCGGCGTGGTGGGACCCTCCGGGGCAGGCAAGTCCACCCTCATCGACGTGGTGTGTGGCCTGCGCCTGGCCACAGCCGGCAAGATAGAGGTCGATGGCCATCCCCTCGCCGAGGACGGTCGGACCTGGCGACGCGAGATTGGGCTGGTGCCCCAAGACGTGTTCTTGGCTGATGCCACCGTTGCCGAGAACGTTGCCTTCGGCCTTGCCGTCGACGAGGACCTCCTGTGGGACGCCCTTCGCCGGGCCCAGCTCGACGAGTTCGTGCGCAGTCTGCCCGAGGGGGTATCGACCATGGTCGGTGAACGCGGCACCCGCCTGTCCGGCGGTCAGCGCCAGCGCCTGGGCATCGCCCGTGCCCTCTACGCCCAACCCTCGGTGCTGGTGCTCGATGAGGCCACCGCTGCGCTAGATGTGGAGACCGAAGCGGCGGTCGTCGAATCTGTGGCAGCCCTGGCCGGTGAACTCACCCTCGTTGTCGTCGCCCACCGTCTCTCCACGATTCGTCGCTGTGACCGCGTCGCCTACCTCGAGGCCGGCAGGGTGCGTCACGTCGGCAGCTTCGACGAGACGGCCGAACTGATCCCCGAGTTTGCCCGGGCGGTGGCCCTCGCCGGCCTGACCCCCCAGAGCCATCACGCCGCCGCCCCACCGCACCCCGGAGCAGTGGCATGA
- a CDS encoding nucleotide sugar dehydrogenase — METNGRRLVVVGQGYVGLPLAMRAVEVGFNVVGVDTDDDKISAIRGGKSPVEDVSGQRLEVALASGRYQPTSDAAGSKGFDVAVISVPTPLLDGVPDLKYVEQAAADLSAHLRLGACVILESTTYPGTTEEVVAPILEQGSGLRAGPDFHLGYSPERIDPGNAEWRFENTPKVVSGIDEASLAVVQTFYGELVEKTVAVSSPKEAELTKLLENTFRHVNIALVNELAMFAHDLGIDVWEAIDAATTKPFGYMRFTPGPGVGGHCLPIDPSYLSWRVRQSLGHSFRFVELANDVNDHMPDYVVQRVVELLNGRSLPVNGRRVLLLGLAYKKNTGDARESPSRRICELLLGLGADIRVADPHVVDHHVPAGVTRVELTAEEAASADLAVLIVDHDDFDLDLLVRHATLVFDTRNRLTAPNVVPL, encoded by the coding sequence ATGGAGACGAATGGTCGGCGGTTGGTCGTCGTAGGGCAGGGTTACGTGGGGTTGCCTCTTGCCATGCGAGCGGTCGAAGTAGGTTTCAATGTCGTCGGAGTAGATACTGACGACGACAAGATCTCGGCGATCCGGGGTGGCAAGTCGCCCGTTGAAGACGTCAGCGGTCAGCGCCTCGAGGTGGCCTTGGCCTCTGGCCGCTACCAGCCCACGAGCGACGCTGCGGGCAGCAAAGGCTTCGATGTAGCGGTCATCTCGGTGCCTACCCCCCTCCTCGATGGAGTACCGGACCTCAAATACGTCGAACAGGCCGCCGCTGACCTCTCGGCGCACCTCCGACTTGGCGCGTGTGTGATCCTCGAGTCGACGACATACCCGGGTACGACCGAGGAGGTCGTCGCCCCGATCCTGGAGCAGGGAAGCGGACTGCGGGCAGGTCCCGACTTTCATCTCGGGTACAGCCCCGAGCGGATCGATCCGGGGAACGCCGAGTGGCGTTTCGAGAACACCCCGAAGGTCGTGTCCGGGATCGATGAGGCCTCGCTGGCAGTTGTGCAGACCTTCTATGGCGAGCTGGTCGAGAAGACGGTGGCGGTGTCGAGTCCCAAGGAGGCCGAGCTCACCAAGCTCCTCGAGAACACCTTCCGACACGTCAACATCGCCCTCGTCAACGAGCTGGCGATGTTCGCGCACGATCTCGGCATCGACGTGTGGGAAGCCATCGACGCGGCGACCACCAAGCCGTTCGGGTACATGCGCTTCACCCCCGGCCCGGGCGTGGGGGGGCACTGCCTGCCGATCGACCCGTCCTACCTCTCGTGGAGAGTTCGACAGTCTCTGGGGCACTCGTTTCGTTTCGTCGAACTCGCCAACGACGTGAACGATCACATGCCGGACTACGTGGTGCAGCGGGTGGTGGAGCTCCTGAACGGACGGAGCCTTCCGGTGAACGGCCGGCGTGTCCTCCTCCTGGGCCTCGCCTACAAGAAGAACACGGGTGATGCCCGGGAGAGCCCTTCTCGGCGCATCTGCGAGCTCCTCCTCGGGCTGGGCGCAGACATTCGGGTTGCCGACCCCCATGTGGTGGATCACCATGTTCCGGCGGGCGTGACAAGGGTCGAGCTGACCGCTGAAGAGGCGGCGAGCGCCGACCTCGCGGTGCTGATCGTCGACCACGACGACTTCGACCTCGATCTGCTCGTTCGGCACGCCACCCTCGTCTTCGACACGCGAAACAGGCTCACGGCGCCGAACGTTGTGCCGCTCTAG